The Thalassomonas actiniarum genome contains the following window.
TGGCATGTTTTTTCCTTTATGGGGTTAAGCGTTCATACATCCAATATACACGACCACTGACTCGTCAAAGCATGAGCTAAACAAGCCGGGCACCCCGGTATACCTTTGCTAGATGTATGTGAGTTTAAGTTTAAATACTGCATTTTTGCAGCACGGTTTAGTCGCTAAATCTCAGGCCAATACAGGCACCGGAATTTCAGCGCGGCATTTTATACCATATTAACGCCCGACTGACCAGAATTTTTGCTGTTTGCCGACGCTTTTATCGCGACCGGCCAAGGGCGAGTTGAGCGGGGCTTGAAACCAACCTTCCCGGGAAATTAACGCGAATAATGTCTTTTATTGGCGATTAGCGCTAGGCGAATGTCGCCACTCACGTTAAAATTTATTCATTTATTTTATCAAAGACGAACCAAGAGTATGGCAACAGAATTATTTTTTATTTACGACACCCATTGCCCCTGGAGTTATGCCACCACCGCCTTAGTCAATGAAGTCACCCGGGCACTGCCGAAAATCAAAGTCCACTTATTCCATATCGCCCACTATGAAGGTGATAGTCATGTCACTAAAGACCTGCTTGATGCGGTCACTGCCGACAGCAATCTCAGCTTTGGCGAGAGCTACCAGCAAGGGTTATCGCGTGCCAAAGACTCAGGTGTCGCCGCCAATTTAATGGCCTGGACCCAAAGCAAAGCCCCGCATGCCGCCCTGGCCCTGCTGAACAGCTTACAGCAGGCCCATTTCCAGCAAGGCAATGAGCTGCAAAGCCAGGAGGATGTTGAAGGCATTATCAAAAGCCATAAACTTTCCCCGCCGGCAAAAGTCTTCAACCGGGACAAATTCATCAAGGAAGCCGAACTTGGCCTGCATGATATTGAAGAGCTGCAGGAGATCATCGGCACCAGTGCTTTCCCGGCGTTATTATTGGCCAACGACGATAATTTAGTCTTGCTTAACCACAACTTATATTTGGCCAAGCCTAAGGCCATTGTTGAAGCCGTTGAACTGGAGCTGGCTAAGTAGCCCTTTTGCAGGCAGTCCGCCGGTATGAACTCTATGCTGCGGGAAGAAAATTAGTAACTTAAGCGCGAACATAGCATAATAGTTGCCATTAACAGGATTAAGCCGCAATAAAGCTGCGGTTAACTAACGATTAGACAGCGCTCAAACTGCCAAAAACAGAGCATCGCAGCGCTTAAAAACCAAGATAAATTGAGGTATCGATGAGTATTACAATAAAGACTCAGGAAGAAATTGAAAAGATGCGTATCGCCGGCAAACTCGCCGCCGATGTGCTTGAAATGATCGCCCCCCATGTAAAAGCCGGCGTGACCACAGAGCAGCTGGACGAGATTTGCGCCAGGTATACCGAAGAAGTTCAGGACGCCATTTCCGCGCCGCTGAATTACCACGGTTTCCCAAAATCCATTTGTACCTCGATTAACCATGTGGTTTGTCACGGTATTCCGGATAATACCGAATTAAAAGACGGCGATATTGTCAATATCGATATTACCGTGATCAAAGACGGTTACCACGGCGATACCAGTAAAATGTTCCTCATCGGCGATGTTTCCCCGGAAGACGCCCGTTTATGCCGTATCACCCAGGAAGCGCTGTACACCGGCATCAAGAAAGTAAAACCCGGGGTGGCTTTTGGTGAAATTGGCGCCGCCATCCAAAAGTTCATCAAAAAATCCGGCCGTTTCTCCATTGTCAAAGACTATTGCGGTCATGGCATCGGCCAGGAATTCCACGAAGAGCCGCAAATCGTACATTACAAAAACAATGACACCACAAAAATGCAGGAAGGCATGTGTTTTACCATAGAGCCGATGATCAACCTGGGCCGCGGCAAAACTTTGCTTGATAAAGACGATAAATGGACCGTGTATACCATAGACGGGAAAAAATCCGCCCAGTGGGAGCATACCCTGCTGGTGACAAAAACCGGCTGTGAGATCTTAACCCTGCGCAAAGACGATACTATCTCCCATATATTGCATAATTAAGTTTTGCATAATTAAGGGATTTTCACCCGGCAAGCTTGACCGCCCTGCCGGGAGCCGATGAAGTCATAACACACAGGCATTGTTAAGTTTGCCTTTTAACCTAAGTAAAGTGAAGAGCACAATTTGAATACTCAGATGTTAGTACCGACAGAATATACAGATAAACTCGCCATCACCGCCCCCCAGCTGAGCAGCATGGAAATTTGCCAGCTGAGCGAGCGCTTTAATCTCTGGTTAAAAGAGGCCTTTGAAGTTGAAGATATCACTTTTTTGCTCTGTGCCCGCGCCCAGTTTGTCGATAAGGTACTGACAAAACTCTGGTGCCAGCACCAGCTGGATGAATACCAGATCAGTTTAATTGCCGTCGGCGGTTATGGCCGTAATGAACTGCATCCCCATTCCGATGTCGATATCTTACTGCTCACTCAGGAACAAAGGGATAGCTCACTGGAAGAGCGCATTTCCGCCTTTATCACCCAGCTTTGGGATGTCAAACTCGATATCGGCCACAGCGTACGCAGCGTCAAAGAATGCCTGAAACAGGCGGTCAGGGATGTCACCGTCGCCACCAATTTGATGGAAATGCGCCTGATCTGCGGCAACAGCGCTTTGTCCCAGCAACTGCAACCTTTGCTTAAAGAAGATGTTTTCTGGAGTTCGCAAAAGTTTTTTGTTGCCAAAAGGGAAGAGCAAAAGAAGCGCCATCAGCAATATCACGGCGCCGCCTATACCCTGGAGCCGAACTTAAAGGCCAACCCGGGGGGACTGCGGGACATACAAACCATAGGCTGGGTGGCGAAACGCCATTTTGTCGCCGACTCCCTCGATGAGCTGGTGGCCCATGAATACCTGACCCGCAATGAATATTATGAGCTGCTCGAATGTCAGGATTATTTGTGGCGCATGCGTTTTGCCCTGCACTTTGTTGCCGGACGCAATGAAAACCGTTTATTGTTTGATTACCAGGCGGATGTCGCCAAGCTGCTGGGGTTTGGCGATGAAGGCAAAGCCGTGGTCGAGCGCATGATGAAACGCTTTTTCCGGGTGATCGCCCGCGTCGCCGAGCTCAATAATATGTTGTTGCAGCATTTCGAACAGGTGATCCTACACAAGGACAAGCCGCTGGAGCGCAGCACAATCAACCGGGATTTTGAGCTGGTCGACGGCTTGATATACGCCAGCAACGACCGGGTTTTTACCCGCCCGGAAAAATTGATGGAAATGTTCCTGATCATCGCCCAGGAGCCGAAGATCAAAGGCATACATTCCCACACCTTAAGGTTGATGCGTAATGCCAGGCGGCGGCTGATCTCGGCCCTGAGCGATTATGCCAAAAGCCGGCAACTGTTTATGGCCATTATCCGCCACCCCAGGGGACTGGGTTTGCCCCTGACGTTGATGCACAAACACAGTATTTTAGGGGCCTACCTGCCACAGTGGCGCAATATCGCCGGCCAGATGCAGTTTGACTTATTCCATGCCTACTCCGTTGACGAGCACAGCTACCGGCTGATCAAAAACCTGTACCGTTTCAGCCAGGGGGAGCATAACCATGAATTTCCCCTGTGCAGTAAAATCGTGCAGCGCATCCGCAAGCCGGAAGTCTTGTATCTTGCCGGGATTTTTCACGATATCGCCAAAGGGCGCGGCGGCGATCATGCCAAACTCGGGGCGGTGGATGCGCTGAATTTCAGCAAAGTGCACCAGCTCAACAATCATGACGGTAAAATGATTTCCTGGCTGGTCAAACATCACTTACTGATGTCGGTGACAGCGCAGCGCCGGGATATTTCAGATCCGGATGTGATCCGCCAGTTCGGGGAAATTGTCCGCGACGAAGCCCATCTCGACTATTTATACTGCCTCACCGTCGCCGATATGCGCGCCACCAATGAAAGCTTGTGGAACAGCTGGAAAGCCAACCTGCTCGAAGAGTTATACTTTAATACCAAACGCGCCTTCAGGCGCGGACTGGAAAAACCGGTCGATCTGCGGGCAAAAATCCGCGAAAACCAGGACATGGCCCTGACCTTGCTCGCCGAGCAGCAGCTGGATAATGAAGCGCTGCAAAAGCTGTGGCGCGAATATAAAGCGGATTATTTCCTGCGTTATTCCCCGGCGCAAATCGCCTGGCACAGCCGCAATATTATCGGCCATGATAAAAGCAAACCTTTGGTACTGATCAGTACCACCCCCTACCGAGGCGGCACCGAAGTATTTGTTTATACCAAAGAGCGCAGCGGCATTTTTGCCACCACGGTTGCCCTGCTCGGCAGCAAAAAGCTGTCGATTCATGATGCTAAAATTATCACCAGCAAAACCGGTTATACGGTAAATACCTTTGTCGTGCTCGACAGCCACGGCAAACCTATCAACGACCCATACCGGGCCAAAGAAACCGCCGCGGCGCTGACCGATAAATTAAGCCAGCAGTCGTTGCGGAATATCTTGCTCCAGCCGATATCAAAACGCTTTAAGCAATTTAAATTACCGACCCAGGTCAGCTTTATCGACAGCAATACCAAAAGAACAACCTTGCTGGAAATTGTCGCCCTGGACCGTCCCGGCCTGCTCGCCAGCATCGCCCAGGTCTTTCAGGATTGCAAAATCAATATTCATTCCGCCAAAATCACCACCTTCGGCGAGAAAGCAGAAGATGTATTTACCATCTCCAACAGTGACAATATTGCCCTGACAGCAGAGGAACAGGCGGAGCTGACTTCCAGGTTATGTGACGATATCAGCGGTTAAAACCATTTATTTGATGAACAGAACAAGAATGAGAATTTTACATAGGAAAAACACATGAACGCCACACAAGAGATTATCGAACAGGCCTTTGAAAACCGGGCCAATATCACCCCGAAAACCGTCAGCGACGATGTTAAACAAGCGGTGCTTGACACCCTGGCACTGCTTAATACCGGCCAGGCCCGTGTTGCCGAAAAAATCGCCGGCGAATGGGTGGTGCACCAGTGGCTGAAAAAGGCAGTTTTACTGTCTTTTCGCATCTGGGATAACCAGGTGATTGACGGCGCTGAAAGCAAATATTTTGATAAGGTGCCGCTGAAATACGAAAATTACCAGCAAAACGACTTTGAAGCCGACGGCGTGCGCATAGTGCCCCCCGCCACGGTACGTACCGGCAGCTATGTCGGCAAAGATGTTGTGGTCATGCCCAGCTATGTCAATATCGGCGCTTATGTCGATGAAGGCACTATGGTCGATACCTGGGCTACCGTAGGCTCCTGCGCCCAGATAGGGAAAAATGTTCATTTGTCCGGCGGTGTCGGCATCGGCGGCGTATTAGAGCCGCTGCAGGCGGGTCCGACCATTATCGAAGATAACTGTTTTATCGGCGCCCGCTCTGAAATCGTTGAAGGCGTGGTGGTTGAAGAAGGCGCAGTGATCTCTATGGGGGTCTATATCGGGCAAAGCACACGCATTTACGACCGTGAAACCGGCGAAACCCATTACGGCCGGGTACCGGCCGGCTCTGTGGTCGTACCGGGCAACTTGCCGTCAACATGCGGCAGCTACAGCTTATATGCCGCCATTATCGTAAAAAAAGTCGATGCGAAAACCCGGGCGAAAATCGGCGTTAACGCCCTGCTACGCTCCATCAGCGAAGACTAAGAAAACCTGAGCCTAAAAACACTCTATAAAGCACTCTATAAAACACTCTATAAAACACTCTATAAAACAAAGGGCCATTTGGCCCTTTGTTGGTTTTACATCAAAGCAATTAACCAAATACATTCGCTTGCCAGCCAAGGCGGTCAAACACCGATAACCACTGTGCGTCAAAATTCGCTTCAATAACTATCGCCTCACCGGTCACCGGGTGGCTAAATTCGAGTTTTTTTGCCATTAACATCAGCCGTTTAAAGCCAAAGTGCTGGATAAAAAACGGGTTTTGCTTATTATCGCCGTAATTGATATCGCCGATAATGGGGTGGCGCAGGTGCGCCAGGTGGCGGCGGATCTGGTGGCGCCTGCCGGTTGCCGGCAACAGTTTCACCAGGGAGTAACGCACGCTGTCATATTTACCTAACGGCACGGGCAAAGAGGCGGTATCGAGCGTTTGATAATAGGTTTGTGCCTCCTGCTCAGGTTTATCCGTGCGGGAAAATTTATCGCCGATTTTATCCAGTTTCTCCTTTAGCGGATAATCTATCAGCGCTTCCCCCAGCAGGTGCCCCCGGGTCAGGGCATAATAGGTTTTCTGTATGCTTTTATCGGTAAAGGCCTCCCCCATTTGCCGGGCAACGTCCCGGGTTAAGGCAAAAAGCAAAACCCCCGAAGTTGGCCGGTCCAGGCGGTGCAGCGGGTAAACATAACGGCCGATTTGATCCCGCACCAGCTGCAGGGCAAAAAACTGCTCATCTTTATCCATAAAGCTGCGGTGCACAAACAACCCCGGGGGTTTATCCACCGCCACCAGGTATTCGTCCTGATATAAAATCTTCAGTACCGGCTTTTGCATAGCTTCCTCGCCTGCAGGCTCATGCTGTTCACTCATGATGATTTCACAAACAGGGTTTGTGCCCGCTTGCCGCTAAGTAACTCATCCAGATCGCCGATAATATCAACCAGCTCTGCCACTGCCTGCCCCCGATGTTTAAAAGCCTCTTCCGCCATCGGACACAGCGCCATATTCGTCGGTAAAGGCAGCTTCTGCTCCGCCATTTGACCAAGCTTGGGAATAAAGACAAATTGCAGCCATTGCTCAAAGGTTAAGGTATCACAGCAAAAAGGCTGACTGCTTTGCAGTGCCTTTGCCGGTACCGCGCTGAGCTGCCAGAGTTGTTGATGTTTTAACTCGGTTGTTAACCGGGACAACAAGGTTGAAGTCTTTTGGTGTAATCTTGTATTCATATCAGGGAAATCACCGTTTTAGGAAACTGCCAGGCAATAAAGCGCCATTATACCTTTGCCCGATGGGGGTATGGCAATCACTTATCTCCCTGGCGCTATTAAATCAGCTTATTTAACGGCAAGGGGTAACTTAGCCCTCCCCTGAGCCGGCAATAGCGATTTTGTTAACCGGCTTTGCTTAATATTGCCCATTTATGGATATGGCATGAGTTTTAATCTCCAATAAGCCCCGCTATAATAGCGCCAACATTATTCAGCCAGTTTCATTATGTCCGCTATTTCGACCATTTCAGAACTCTTAACCTTATCCGACAGCCAATACCGTATTTATGATATCGGCCGTAAAATTGATAAAATCTCTAAAGAGCAATTTAAAAAAATAGAATTAAACCAACAGCCCTACCCTTTCCCTAGTCAGGGACATGCTTTTATTGCCGCCGCTTTCTGGCAAAAAGGCTCAACGGCCCCCTACCTGTGGTTTATTAAAATCCCCCTGGATGAAAGAGGGCTGCTGAACCAGGGGGCACGCAATCACTTTATTGCCATTATTATCGAAGCATTAGGCTCAGATCTTTCCGCTGATCCGACCCAGCAGCAAGAAGCCTTGCTGAAAAATAACCCTTATCATTTTACCCCGGCACAATATAAGCTGGCCGCCTTAAACAGCATTATCGGGATGGAATTAAAACAGCCCGCCAGCGGTTATTACCAGAACTGCTTGTCTTACTTAAGTGGGGAGCAAGGCTGGGATCAGTGGCAAAACCTCGGCGTGCAGGGGATCAGTGATTTTGTTGCCCGTATCGACGATAAGGCACTCCAGCAGGTATTAATCAAGGCCCTGCCCCAGCTGCCCCCCCAGGTACTGGCTCCTTTGTGCTCGGCCCTGGAAAATAAAAAATACCCGGTTGATGTCATCCGCAGCCTGCTAGAGCGTTTGAAGTCAGCCATTGGTAGCGGCGAAAGTGAACTTGAACAGGCATTATTAAGGGCACTGGCAACGAACTGTGAGCATATTGATGTCGCCACCTTTGCCGACGAGTATTTGCTGACCCCACAAATCAGCAGCGAACAGCTGATCACCCTTTCCGGGCGGTGCTGGACGTTGCTGCAAACACCCGCACGTATGAGCCATTACCTCGAATTGTTAATTGCCAAACAGGATAACGAGCTGTTTACCGCTATTTTTAAAGATCTGGTTGCAATCCCGCTAATACGCCCAATATTATTTCAATGTATGCGGGCTCCGGATCGCAGCCCCGCCCTGGCAAAAGCCATAGGGCAATTATTTAACTGACCTGGTTTTAACCGCGAAATTTAAGGGTGATGTGTTAATCATGGAAAATATTTACTACTTATTATTGGCGTTTATGGTGTGCTGGTATTTTATCTACCTGAGAAAAGTATCTGAGTCCGCCAGAAAACACGCCGCCAGATATTGCGAGCAAAGCGGTTTGCAATTTATCGCTATCGCCCGAAAATTCAGCAGACCAAAATTTGATAAACAACACGGGTTATATTTCTCCAGTGTCTTTGAATTTGAGTTTAGCGGTGACGGCGAATCGAGCAATAGCGGAGAGTTAAGCTTAAGGGGCTTAAAGTTAAACCAGGTAGATTTACCCGCCTACAGAATTTAATCCGAGAAGAGATAGTGCAGACAGAAGCACTTAGCGAAAATTCTCCGAGGCTCTCTCACCAGGCAGAAAAATAGCCCTTCATCCTGAACATGGCCACTTTTTCACGTCCATGTGACCATGGCTGAACATAAAACAAAAGCGGCCGATATGCCGCTTTTGTTTTTTAGCCAACATCCTGTAGCTGGTGGTGGTCGCCATCCTGATGACCTCTTCCCTGAAACATTAACTTCCCTGTTAACTCCCGGTACGTACCTCCCTGGCCAACTTTAAACTAAAAGTAAATTTCCTTATTCCTTATTAATAACCCTAGCCGTCCTATGCTGATTTCCTGTCTGGCTCAACCATCCAGTTGAG
Protein-coding sequences here:
- the truC gene encoding tRNA pseudouridine(65) synthase TruC — encoded protein: MSEQHEPAGEEAMQKPVLKILYQDEYLVAVDKPPGLFVHRSFMDKDEQFFALQLVRDQIGRYVYPLHRLDRPTSGVLLFALTRDVARQMGEAFTDKSIQKTYYALTRGHLLGEALIDYPLKEKLDKIGDKFSRTDKPEQEAQTYYQTLDTASLPVPLGKYDSVRYSLVKLLPATGRRHQIRRHLAHLRHPIIGDINYGDNKQNPFFIQHFGFKRLMLMAKKLEFSHPVTGEAIVIEANFDAQWLSVFDRLGWQANVFG
- a CDS encoding DUF3549 family protein translates to MSAISTISELLTLSDSQYRIYDIGRKIDKISKEQFKKIELNQQPYPFPSQGHAFIAAAFWQKGSTAPYLWFIKIPLDERGLLNQGARNHFIAIIIEALGSDLSADPTQQQEALLKNNPYHFTPAQYKLAALNSIIGMELKQPASGYYQNCLSYLSGEQGWDQWQNLGVQGISDFVARIDDKALQQVLIKALPQLPPQVLAPLCSALENKKYPVDVIRSLLERLKSAIGSGESELEQALLRALATNCEHIDVATFADEYLLTPQISSEQLITLSGRCWTLLQTPARMSHYLELLIAKQDNELFTAIFKDLVAIPLIRPILFQCMRAPDRSPALAKAIGQLFN
- a CDS encoding DUF3301 domain-containing protein, whose product is MENIYYLLLAFMVCWYFIYLRKVSESARKHAARYCEQSGLQFIAIARKFSRPKFDKQHGLYFSSVFEFEFSGDGESSNSGELSLRGLKLNQVDLPAYRI
- the map gene encoding type I methionyl aminopeptidase, which translates into the protein MSITIKTQEEIEKMRIAGKLAADVLEMIAPHVKAGVTTEQLDEICARYTEEVQDAISAPLNYHGFPKSICTSINHVVCHGIPDNTELKDGDIVNIDITVIKDGYHGDTSKMFLIGDVSPEDARLCRITQEALYTGIKKVKPGVAFGEIGAAIQKFIKKSGRFSIVKDYCGHGIGQEFHEEPQIVHYKNNDTTKMQEGMCFTIEPMINLGRGKTLLDKDDKWTVYTIDGKKSAQWEHTLLVTKTGCEILTLRKDDTISHILHN
- a CDS encoding YqcC family protein; its protein translation is MNTRLHQKTSTLLSRLTTELKHQQLWQLSAVPAKALQSSQPFCCDTLTFEQWLQFVFIPKLGQMAEQKLPLPTNMALCPMAEEAFKHRGQAVAELVDIIGDLDELLSGKRAQTLFVKSS
- the glnD gene encoding [protein-PII] uridylyltransferase, producing MNTQMLVPTEYTDKLAITAPQLSSMEICQLSERFNLWLKEAFEVEDITFLLCARAQFVDKVLTKLWCQHQLDEYQISLIAVGGYGRNELHPHSDVDILLLTQEQRDSSLEERISAFITQLWDVKLDIGHSVRSVKECLKQAVRDVTVATNLMEMRLICGNSALSQQLQPLLKEDVFWSSQKFFVAKREEQKKRHQQYHGAAYTLEPNLKANPGGLRDIQTIGWVAKRHFVADSLDELVAHEYLTRNEYYELLECQDYLWRMRFALHFVAGRNENRLLFDYQADVAKLLGFGDEGKAVVERMMKRFFRVIARVAELNNMLLQHFEQVILHKDKPLERSTINRDFELVDGLIYASNDRVFTRPEKLMEMFLIIAQEPKIKGIHSHTLRLMRNARRRLISALSDYAKSRQLFMAIIRHPRGLGLPLTLMHKHSILGAYLPQWRNIAGQMQFDLFHAYSVDEHSYRLIKNLYRFSQGEHNHEFPLCSKIVQRIRKPEVLYLAGIFHDIAKGRGGDHAKLGAVDALNFSKVHQLNNHDGKMISWLVKHHLLMSVTAQRRDISDPDVIRQFGEIVRDEAHLDYLYCLTVADMRATNESLWNSWKANLLEELYFNTKRAFRRGLEKPVDLRAKIRENQDMALTLLAEQQLDNEALQKLWREYKADYFLRYSPAQIAWHSRNIIGHDKSKPLVLISTTPYRGGTEVFVYTKERSGIFATTVALLGSKKLSIHDAKIITSKTGYTVNTFVVLDSHGKPINDPYRAKETAAALTDKLSQQSLRNILLQPISKRFKQFKLPTQVSFIDSNTKRTTLLEIVALDRPGLLASIAQVFQDCKINIHSAKITTFGEKAEDVFTISNSDNIALTAEEQAELTSRLCDDISG
- a CDS encoding protein disulfide-isomerase: MATELFFIYDTHCPWSYATTALVNEVTRALPKIKVHLFHIAHYEGDSHVTKDLLDAVTADSNLSFGESYQQGLSRAKDSGVAANLMAWTQSKAPHAALALLNSLQQAHFQQGNELQSQEDVEGIIKSHKLSPPAKVFNRDKFIKEAELGLHDIEELQEIIGTSAFPALLLANDDNLVLLNHNLYLAKPKAIVEAVELELAK
- the dapD gene encoding 2,3,4,5-tetrahydropyridine-2,6-dicarboxylate N-succinyltransferase translates to MNATQEIIEQAFENRANITPKTVSDDVKQAVLDTLALLNTGQARVAEKIAGEWVVHQWLKKAVLLSFRIWDNQVIDGAESKYFDKVPLKYENYQQNDFEADGVRIVPPATVRTGSYVGKDVVVMPSYVNIGAYVDEGTMVDTWATVGSCAQIGKNVHLSGGVGIGGVLEPLQAGPTIIEDNCFIGARSEIVEGVVVEEGAVISMGVYIGQSTRIYDRETGETHYGRVPAGSVVVPGNLPSTCGSYSLYAAIIVKKVDAKTRAKIGVNALLRSISED